The Lycium barbarum isolate Lr01 chromosome 9, ASM1917538v2, whole genome shotgun sequence genome has a segment encoding these proteins:
- the LOC132610411 gene encoding large ribosomal subunit protein uL14-like, which translates to MSKRGRGGSAGNKFRMSLGLPVAATVNCADNTGAKNLYIISVKGIKGRLNRLPSACVGDMVMATVKKGKPELRKKVMPAVIVRQRKPWRRKDGVFMYFEDNAGVIVNPKGEMKGSAITGPIGKECADLWPRIASAANAIV; encoded by the exons ATGTCGAAACGAG GACGTGGAGGTTCCGCGGGGAACAAGTTCAGAATGTCACTGGGTCTACCAGTGGCAGCGACGGTGAACTGCGCCGATAACACTGGTGCTAAGAACTTGTACATCATTTCCGTGAAAGGGATCAAGGGAAGGCTTAACAGGTTGCCTTCAGCTTGTGTTGGAGATATGGTGATGGCTACTGTTAAGAAAGGTAAGCCAGAACTAAGGAAGAAGGTTATGCCAGCTGTCATTGTTCGTCAACGCAAGCCCTGGCGCCGAAAGGACGGTGTTTTCATGTACTTCGAAG ATAATGCAGGTGTCATTGTGAATCCCAAAGGTGAAATGAAAG GGTCTGCTATCACTGGCCCAATTGGGAAAGAATGTGCTGATCTCTGGCCTAGGATTGCATCTGCTGCCAATGCTATTGTGTAG